In Cumulibacter soli, one genomic interval encodes:
- a CDS encoding TIGR03085 family metal-binding protein, with product MTMSVARSEREALCDLLEALGPDAPTLCEGWATRELAAHLALRERRPDAAVGILLAPLRRHTARVQARIGAHEWEDLVAMLRTGPPRFSPFALPGVDARANLTEMYVHHEDVRRAQPDWQPREGDGERYRALEGSLMKVGRLLLRSSPVTVRLDPGTGQPFVARSRESVGGVTVVGSPDELTLWCFGREKHARVELIGSESDVAAVRAAHRGF from the coding sequence ATGACGATGTCGGTAGCCCGCAGCGAGCGCGAAGCGTTGTGCGACCTGCTAGAGGCGCTCGGTCCGGACGCCCCCACGCTGTGCGAGGGGTGGGCGACCCGCGAACTGGCTGCGCATCTGGCGCTGCGCGAGCGTCGTCCCGACGCCGCAGTCGGGATTCTGCTGGCGCCATTGCGACGGCACACCGCACGCGTACAAGCCCGTATCGGCGCACACGAGTGGGAGGACCTGGTCGCGATGCTGCGCACCGGGCCGCCACGCTTCTCGCCATTTGCGCTGCCCGGAGTCGATGCGCGCGCCAACCTCACCGAGATGTACGTGCATCACGAGGACGTCCGCCGCGCGCAGCCCGATTGGCAGCCGCGCGAGGGCGACGGTGAGCGTTACCGTGCGCTCGAGGGCTCCCTCATGAAGGTGGGCAGGCTGCTGCTGCGCTCCAGTCCCGTTACCGTGCGCCTCGACCCTGGCACGGGCCAGCCATTCGTTGCACGCTCACGCGAATCAGTTGGTGGCGTGACCGTGGTAGGTAGTCCCGACGAACTCACGTTGTGGTGCTTCGGCCGCGAAAAGCACGCTCGCGTAGAGCTGATCGGCAGCGAATCGGACGTCGCCGCGGTGCGTGCGGCTCACCGCGGCTTCTGA
- the dapA gene encoding 4-hydroxy-tetrahydrodipicolinate synthase: MTSPNGAAAPIGRMLTAMATPMTADGQIDHDDLAALAVRLVDDGHDGLVVSGTTGEAPTTTDAEKTQILRTVIDAVGDRACIVAGVGTNITDHTVHLAKAAEQAGADALLVVTPYYNKPPQEGLVAHFTAVADATELPNVLYDIPGRAGVPIHPATLQRLGEHDRIVGVKDAKGDFFSAAEVMATTNLVYYSGEDALNLAWLASGAVGLISVVGHAFGPEYVRMIAAVDRGDLGEARAINASLIPAVKLIMSAMSQGAIQSKAAMQLMGVIRSRHLRLPLLEASEGELGFLRETLIAAGKKVTV; this comes from the coding sequence ATGACTTCACCCAACGGCGCGGCCGCGCCCATCGGTCGAATGCTGACCGCGATGGCCACCCCGATGACCGCGGACGGTCAGATCGATCACGACGATCTCGCCGCGCTCGCGGTACGACTGGTGGATGACGGACACGACGGGCTTGTCGTATCGGGTACGACGGGTGAAGCACCTACGACCACGGATGCGGAGAAGACGCAGATCCTGCGTACGGTGATTGATGCGGTCGGCGATCGAGCATGCATCGTTGCCGGGGTTGGCACCAACATCACCGACCACACCGTGCACCTGGCCAAGGCTGCCGAACAGGCCGGTGCGGACGCGTTACTGGTTGTCACGCCGTACTACAACAAGCCGCCGCAAGAGGGCCTCGTCGCACACTTCACTGCAGTGGCGGACGCGACCGAGCTGCCGAACGTGCTGTACGACATTCCCGGACGAGCAGGGGTCCCGATCCACCCGGCGACGCTGCAGCGGCTGGGTGAGCATGACCGGATCGTCGGCGTCAAAGACGCCAAGGGCGACTTTTTCTCTGCAGCTGAGGTTATGGCGACGACGAACCTCGTCTACTACTCCGGTGAGGATGCGCTGAACCTGGCCTGGTTGGCTAGCGGTGCGGTGGGTCTGATTTCCGTTGTCGGCCACGCCTTTGGACCGGAGTACGTCCGGATGATCGCGGCGGTCGACCGCGGTGACCTGGGCGAGGCACGCGCGATCAACGCGTCCCTTATCCCGGCCGTGAAGCTCATTATGAGTGCGATGTCCCAAGGGGCGATCCAGTCGAAGGCCGCGATGCAATTGATGGGCGTGATTCGTTCGCGTCACCTTCGGTTGCCGCTGTTGGAGGCCTCCGAAGGCGAGCTGGGATTCCTGCGCGAGACGCTTATCGCGGCGGGTAAGAAGGTCACTGTATGA
- a CDS encoding ribonuclease J translates to MSRRKNAGTLTDLPSLPAHGMRIVPLGGLGEIGRNMAVFEHEGRLLVVDCGVLFPENDQPGVDVILPDWSQYQDRLDDIEAIVLTHGHEDHIGAVPYLLRERSDIPVYGSRLTNAFVGAKLREHRIKATLQDVAEGERVTLGPFELEFFAVNHSIPDAMAVAIRTQAGLVLHTGDFKMDQVPLDGRITDLAGFARLGFEGIDLLMADSTNAEVPGFVTSEEKLGPVIESVIREAEQRIIVASFASHVHRIQQVIDAAHKNNRKIAFVGRSMVRNMGVAGDLGYLNIPPGLTVSIDQAARMHPSQVVIISTGSQGEPLSALSRMATGNHRHITIEEGDTVLLASSLVPGNETAVNKVINALAQLGAQVISKDNALVHVSGHAAAGELLYLLNTAKPSNLMPVHGEWRHLRAHAALARKTGLSDEQIVMTSDGDVVDLIDGQVQVVGHIDCGMVYVDGNRAGVDESTLKDRLILGEEGFLACTIVVSTSSRMIVRAAHAHARGFADNPEIIAAVEPLVDKEIQRQLEEGVTDSHKLAQAMRRVMGRWVSDTHRRRPMILPSVIDL, encoded by the coding sequence ATGAGCCGCCGCAAGAACGCCGGAACGCTCACCGACCTACCGTCGCTGCCGGCGCACGGTATGCGAATAGTTCCGCTCGGCGGGCTCGGTGAGATCGGTCGAAATATGGCGGTCTTCGAGCATGAGGGCCGGCTGCTCGTGGTCGATTGCGGCGTTCTTTTCCCCGAGAACGATCAACCCGGCGTCGACGTCATCTTGCCGGACTGGTCCCAGTACCAGGATCGGCTGGACGACATAGAGGCGATTGTCCTCACGCACGGTCACGAGGATCACATCGGCGCAGTGCCCTACCTGCTCCGGGAGCGTTCCGATATTCCGGTGTACGGCTCGAGGTTAACGAATGCCTTCGTCGGCGCCAAATTACGCGAGCACCGGATCAAGGCAACGTTGCAGGACGTCGCCGAGGGTGAGCGCGTCACGCTTGGCCCCTTCGAGTTGGAGTTCTTTGCGGTGAACCACTCCATCCCGGACGCGATGGCTGTAGCAATCCGTACCCAGGCCGGGCTCGTGCTGCACACGGGTGACTTCAAGATGGATCAGGTGCCGCTCGATGGCCGGATCACTGATCTGGCTGGATTTGCGCGGCTTGGGTTTGAAGGCATCGACCTGCTGATGGCCGACTCGACCAACGCTGAAGTGCCGGGTTTCGTCACTTCCGAGGAAAAGCTCGGGCCGGTGATCGAGTCGGTGATCCGCGAGGCAGAGCAGCGCATTATCGTCGCGTCGTTCGCATCCCACGTGCACCGGATTCAGCAGGTTATCGATGCTGCACACAAGAACAACCGCAAGATCGCATTTGTCGGGCGGTCGATGGTACGGAACATGGGTGTTGCTGGGGACCTCGGCTACCTGAATATTCCGCCCGGCCTGACCGTGTCCATTGATCAGGCCGCGCGAATGCACCCGTCGCAGGTCGTGATCATTTCCACCGGATCGCAGGGGGAGCCGCTCTCCGCCCTGTCGCGGATGGCGACAGGGAACCACCGGCACATCACGATTGAGGAGGGCGACACCGTATTGCTCGCCTCGTCGCTCGTCCCGGGTAACGAGACCGCGGTGAACAAAGTCATCAACGCGTTGGCCCAGTTGGGTGCGCAGGTCATCAGTAAGGACAACGCGCTGGTCCATGTGTCTGGACACGCCGCGGCAGGTGAGTTGCTGTATCTGTTGAACACCGCGAAGCCGAGCAATCTGATGCCGGTACACGGCGAGTGGCGGCACCTGCGCGCACATGCGGCGCTGGCACGCAAGACCGGCCTCAGCGATGAGCAGATCGTGATGACCAGCGACGGTGACGTCGTCGACCTGATCGATGGTCAGGTCCAGGTCGTCGGGCATATTGACTGCGGCATGGTCTATGTGGACGGTAACCGGGCCGGGGTCGACGAGAGCACGTTGAAGGACCGGCTGATCCTCGGTGAGGAGGGATTCCTGGCCTGCACGATCGTGGTCTCGACCTCCTCGCGGATGATCGTGCGCGCAGCGCACGCACACGCTCGCGGGTTCGCCGACAACCCCGAGATTATCGCTGCCGTTGAGCCGTTGGTGGACAAGGAAATTCAGCGCCAGCTTGAGGAGGGCGTCACTGACTCGCACAAGCTCGCTCAAGCGATGCGCCGCGTCATGGGTCGCTGGGTCAGTGATACTCACCGCCGTCGTCCGATGATCCTGCCGAGCGTCATTGACCTCTGA
- a CDS encoding ATP-binding cassette domain-containing protein, which produces MNQPAIEAVGLIKKFGDFTAVNDVSFAVPKGSVLGLLGPNGAGKTTIVRMMTTLSEPTEGVARVAGYDVRTQPDKVRGAMGLTGQAASVDELLTGRENLRLIGELYGLAPKQVRALSDQLLEQFSLTDAADKVVKDYSGGMRRRIDLAVSLIAAPPVLFLDEPTTGLDPRSRNELWDVLRGLVRGGTTLLLTTQYLEEADQLADNIIVIDKGAIIAQGTALQLKDQSGAARLVVTVSHADRLQEAAEIVRQVVQDVQVDADARQITAPAEGLGAMTQLVSLFERSGMPLDDIGLQRPSLDDVFLKLTGHRAETEPSADEPAAAISEGARG; this is translated from the coding sequence ATGAATCAGCCTGCCATTGAAGCAGTCGGCCTAATCAAGAAATTCGGCGACTTCACCGCCGTCAATGATGTCAGTTTCGCCGTGCCGAAAGGGTCCGTCCTCGGTCTGCTCGGTCCTAACGGCGCCGGGAAGACAACGATCGTCCGGATGATGACGACCTTGTCTGAGCCCACCGAAGGAGTCGCTCGGGTCGCTGGGTACGACGTCCGCACGCAGCCCGATAAGGTGCGCGGTGCGATGGGTCTGACCGGTCAGGCCGCGTCAGTCGATGAACTGCTGACCGGTCGAGAGAATTTGCGCCTCATCGGCGAACTTTATGGTCTCGCGCCGAAGCAGGTGCGCGCGTTGTCCGATCAGTTACTCGAACAGTTCTCCCTCACGGACGCGGCGGACAAGGTGGTCAAGGACTACTCGGGCGGTATGCGCCGTCGTATCGACCTCGCGGTGAGCCTGATCGCGGCGCCGCCGGTGCTGTTCCTCGACGAACCGACAACGGGGCTGGATCCACGCAGCCGCAACGAACTATGGGACGTGCTTCGTGGGCTCGTCCGGGGCGGCACGACGCTGCTGCTGACCACTCAGTACCTCGAAGAGGCTGACCAACTCGCCGACAACATCATCGTGATCGATAAGGGCGCAATCATCGCGCAGGGCACTGCGTTGCAACTGAAGGATCAGTCCGGCGCGGCGCGACTGGTTGTGACGGTGTCGCATGCCGATCGTCTTCAGGAAGCGGCAGAAATCGTTCGCCAGGTGGTCCAGGACGTGCAGGTGGACGCGGATGCTCGTCAGATCACAGCCCCGGCGGAGGGGTTGGGGGCGATGACTCAACTCGTTTCGCTGTTCGAGCGCAGCGGGATGCCGCTCGACGACATTGGTCTGCAGCGGCCGAGCCTGGACGACGTCTTCCTCAAACTGACCGGACACCGCGCCGAGACCGAACCGAGCGCCGACGAACCGGCCGCCGCTATTTCCGAAGGGGCGCGAGGATGA
- a CDS encoding ABC transporter permease — translation MTTTPVKNPPQETPVQSPQRASYPRQIQTLVRRNLIHIKRQPEMLSDVTIQPIMFVLLFAFVFGGSIQTGSAAGYREWLLPGIMAQTMTFAAFVVAIGLTNDLQKGIIDRFRSLPMSSSAVLVSRSVSSLIHSSIGVVVMAVTGLLIGWRIRTDVGRAALAFALLLLFGFAMIWIGILVGSAIRTLEGVNGVMFTTIFPITFLANTFAPTENMPRVLQVIAEWNPISALVQSLRELWGNLGGTATPSTAAWPLQHSIWVSIGWSVLISLVIAPLALRAYRRRTTD, via the coding sequence ATGACCACGACGCCAGTAAAGAATCCGCCACAAGAGACGCCCGTACAGAGCCCGCAACGAGCGTCATACCCGCGCCAGATCCAAACTCTGGTACGGCGGAACCTGATCCACATCAAGCGCCAGCCCGAGATGCTGTCGGACGTGACCATCCAGCCGATCATGTTCGTGCTGCTGTTCGCATTCGTGTTTGGCGGTTCGATCCAGACCGGCAGTGCCGCTGGCTATCGCGAATGGTTGCTCCCCGGAATCATGGCGCAGACGATGACGTTCGCGGCGTTCGTCGTGGCGATCGGCCTCACCAACGATTTGCAGAAGGGCATCATCGACCGGTTTCGTTCATTGCCCATGAGCAGTAGTGCCGTCCTGGTGTCGCGTAGCGTGTCGAGCCTCATCCACTCGAGCATCGGCGTGGTGGTCATGGCCGTCACCGGGCTGTTGATCGGTTGGCGGATCCGAACCGACGTCGGGCGCGCCGCACTGGCTTTCGCCCTGTTACTGCTGTTCGGTTTCGCGATGATCTGGATCGGGATCCTCGTCGGGTCGGCGATCCGTACGTTGGAGGGTGTGAACGGCGTCATGTTTACGACGATTTTCCCGATCACCTTCCTGGCGAACACCTTCGCCCCGACGGAGAACATGCCACGCGTGCTGCAGGTCATCGCTGAGTGGAATCCGATCTCGGCGCTGGTGCAATCACTGCGCGAGTTGTGGGGCAATCTCGGCGGGACCGCAACACCGAGTACGGCGGCCTGGCCGTTGCAGCATTCAATCTGGGTCAGCATCGGCTGGTCCGTGCTGATCTCGTTGGTCATCGCTCCGCTGGCTCTGCGCGCCTATCGCCGGCGTACGACGGACTAA